A single window of Rhodococcus jostii RHA1 DNA harbors:
- a CDS encoding GNAT family N-acetyltransferase produces MLIRRENPGDIDAVAEVHRQAFDGDAPLEVGLVTRLRSSDAWIPQLSLVAELAGSVAGHVCLTRATVDSTDVLALGPIGVLPDVQRDGVGSALMHAALGGADARDEPLVALLGHLDYYPRFGFVSGTSVGIEPDQPSWSSHFQVRRLARWNPSITGTFRYAAPFYDL; encoded by the coding sequence ATGCTGATCAGACGCGAGAATCCGGGCGACATCGACGCGGTGGCGGAGGTGCACCGGCAGGCCTTCGACGGCGACGCACCCCTCGAGGTCGGCCTCGTGACCCGATTGCGGTCGAGCGACGCGTGGATTCCGCAACTGTCCCTCGTCGCCGAACTGGCGGGGTCCGTCGCCGGCCACGTGTGCCTGACCCGCGCGACCGTCGACTCCACGGACGTACTCGCGCTCGGCCCGATCGGCGTGCTCCCCGACGTCCAGCGCGACGGCGTGGGTTCGGCACTGATGCACGCCGCGCTCGGCGGCGCCGACGCCAGGGACGAACCCCTGGTGGCACTGCTCGGTCACCTCGACTACTACCCGCGGTTCGGCTTCGTCTCCGGAACGTCGGTCGGGATCGAGCCGGACCAGCCCTCGTGGTCGTCCCACTTCCAGGTCCGCCGGCTCGCACGCTGGAATCCGAGCATCACCGGCACGTTCAGGTACGCCGCACCCTTCTACGACCTGTGA
- a CDS encoding AMP-dependent synthetase/ligase, with protein MREYTSAPTFTVSDHENAVLRVFAHAESHPDRVMYTRPESGGWVDVTAKDFGALVIGAAKGLIANGVQPGDRVALLSSTRFEWSLLDYAIWAAGAASVPIYDSSSHDQIRWIIEDSGAVAALVETPAHASSFEGDGIPYTLKRILTIDEDAVGTLIKDGLSIDDSEVFKRVVALTANDLASLVYTSGTTGRPKGCILTHRNFLSEVRALLAAPIGDVARPGNRVLTFLPLAHVLARAVSLAMFEAGATQAHWSDFGTVTGEFERFRPNTILGVPRVFEKVRDGAARKAASAGGLQKRIFDFAEATAVAYSEAQDTGGPSLRLRLERALADKLVYAKLRAALGGDCWWAISGGGALMPRLGHFFRGMGVPVYEGYGLTESTAAHCVNVPGAQKMGTVGQPLGGNSVRIAEDGEIELRGGVVFGGYWRNEHATRDVLNDGWFRTGDLGDLDDEGYLTITGRKKDLLITAGGKNVSPGPLEDRLRSHTLVSQAVVVGDGRPFIGALLTVDPQEFDKWKSAHGKPSDATAADLRDDEELRGDLQDAVDDANTTVSHTESIKRFVVLGRDLTEADGELTATLKIKRPVVTERFADDIASLYRRG; from the coding sequence GTGCGTGAGTACACCAGCGCCCCGACGTTCACCGTCTCCGACCACGAGAACGCCGTGCTGAGGGTGTTCGCGCACGCCGAGAGCCATCCGGATCGGGTGATGTACACGCGTCCGGAGTCCGGCGGGTGGGTCGACGTGACGGCCAAGGACTTCGGTGCGCTCGTCATCGGGGCCGCGAAGGGGTTGATCGCCAACGGTGTCCAGCCCGGCGACCGCGTGGCACTGCTGTCGTCGACGAGATTCGAATGGTCGCTGCTCGACTACGCGATCTGGGCGGCGGGCGCCGCGTCCGTCCCGATCTACGACTCGTCCTCGCACGATCAGATCCGGTGGATCATCGAGGATTCGGGGGCGGTCGCCGCGCTCGTGGAGACTCCGGCCCACGCGTCGAGTTTCGAGGGCGACGGCATCCCCTACACGCTGAAGCGCATCCTCACCATCGACGAGGACGCGGTGGGCACGCTCATCAAGGACGGATTGTCCATCGACGATTCCGAGGTGTTCAAACGCGTAGTGGCGCTGACCGCCAACGATCTCGCCTCGCTCGTGTACACGTCCGGGACCACGGGCCGTCCCAAGGGCTGCATCCTCACCCACCGGAACTTCCTGTCGGAGGTGCGGGCGTTGCTCGCGGCACCGATCGGTGACGTCGCACGGCCCGGCAACCGCGTCCTCACGTTCCTTCCGCTGGCGCACGTGCTGGCGCGCGCAGTGTCGCTGGCGATGTTCGAGGCCGGCGCGACGCAGGCACACTGGTCCGACTTCGGCACGGTCACGGGCGAATTCGAACGTTTCCGGCCCAACACCATTCTCGGTGTACCCCGCGTGTTCGAGAAGGTGCGGGACGGTGCGGCGCGCAAGGCGGCGTCGGCGGGCGGCCTGCAGAAGCGGATCTTCGACTTCGCCGAAGCCACGGCGGTGGCGTACAGCGAGGCCCAGGACACGGGCGGTCCGTCGCTGCGGCTCCGGCTCGAGCGTGCGCTCGCCGACAAACTCGTCTACGCGAAACTCCGCGCAGCACTGGGCGGCGACTGCTGGTGGGCGATCTCCGGCGGCGGCGCCCTCATGCCGAGGCTCGGTCACTTCTTCCGCGGCATGGGTGTTCCGGTCTACGAGGGTTACGGTCTCACCGAATCGACTGCCGCGCACTGCGTGAACGTTCCCGGCGCCCAGAAGATGGGAACGGTCGGTCAGCCACTGGGCGGCAACAGCGTGCGCATCGCCGAAGACGGTGAGATCGAACTGCGCGGCGGCGTCGTGTTCGGCGGTTACTGGCGCAACGAACACGCCACCCGGGACGTGCTGAACGACGGCTGGTTCCGCACCGGCGATCTCGGCGACCTGGACGACGAGGGCTACCTCACCATCACCGGCCGCAAGAAGGATCTGCTGATCACCGCCGGCGGCAAGAATGTGTCGCCGGGGCCTCTCGAAGACCGGCTTCGCTCGCACACCCTCGTCTCGCAGGCGGTCGTGGTGGGCGACGGCCGCCCGTTCATCGGTGCCCTGCTGACCGTCGATCCGCAGGAATTCGACAAGTGGAAGTCCGCGCACGGCAAGCCGTCCGACGCCACGGCGGCGGACCTGCGCGACGACGAGGAGCTGCGCGGGGACCTGCAGGACGCGGTGGACGACGCGAACACCACCGTCTCCCACACGGAGTCGATCAAACGGTTCGTCGTCCTCGGCCGCGACCTCACGGAGGCCGACGGGGAGCTGACCGCCACCCTGAAGATCAAGCGTCCCGTGGTGACCGAGCGCTTCGCCGACGACATCGCGAGCCTGTACCGGCGGGGCTGA
- a CDS encoding MarR family winged helix-turn-helix transcriptional regulator, which yields MRVVEARVVGYSCGVQHNEVEPEETSASGVVAVHDELVRLVRQLVADDRPPVGSPTFAQHSLLSFVARNPGCRATQISDAFGVHRSTVSRQLRGCIDEGWVHAEPGPLRSGHPLSLTDGGVAVLAGADARRVEEVRDRVATWSDSEIAAFARHLRKFRQGGDTDHDSIGDDTRA from the coding sequence GTGCGGGTGGTCGAGGCCAGGGTGGTCGGATACAGTTGCGGTGTGCAACACAACGAGGTCGAGCCGGAGGAAACGTCCGCGTCGGGCGTGGTGGCCGTCCATGACGAACTCGTCCGCCTCGTCCGTCAACTGGTTGCCGATGACCGTCCTCCCGTCGGATCCCCGACGTTCGCTCAACATTCGCTGCTCTCCTTCGTCGCCCGCAATCCGGGATGCCGGGCCACCCAGATCTCGGACGCATTCGGCGTGCACCGCTCCACGGTGTCGCGTCAACTCCGGGGCTGCATCGACGAGGGGTGGGTGCACGCCGAGCCGGGACCACTCCGCAGCGGTCATCCGTTGAGCCTCACCGACGGCGGCGTCGCGGTGCTGGCCGGCGCCGACGCACGCCGCGTGGAGGAAGTCCGCGACCGGGTGGCCACGTGGTCGGACAGCGAAATCGCCGCGTTCGCACGGCACCTCCGGAAATTCCGCCAGGGCGGCGACACAGACCACGACAGCATCGGAGACGACACCCGTGCGTGA
- a CDS encoding lipase family protein yields the protein MKLFRAVVLMTLSTCAAAFVCAHPPRVAAQPLGAESILPSPILDDDFFAWPPNVAEFDAGEIIRSREVTLRAFPNTLVPHRAHQIMVRSNDSKHRPVPVTATVLVPTAAWTATEPRPVVAYNMPIDSLGARCTPSYKMVHDWQTLDLDIPPVLSLFLAKNYAVLVPDHEGPRMAYSAGRMAGHAVLDSIRGMKRLPGLGLSDSPVVATGYSGGAIATGWAAQLQPSYAPDVELAGAAAGGIPADFGLLRRTMNSQLGSGLYLSAVLGLAREYPEMLTLANPLGVLLATSPLKDQCILALAPAGIALLPAELFAAVPDPFGDPTARTVVAENRMGALTPVTPVLLYHGSSRVFLGDEWIPEEGVITLQQEWCRGGGDVTYAPQFGEHLTAAVFALPEVVRWIDERLAGVPAPTGCR from the coding sequence ATGAAGCTGTTTCGTGCAGTGGTCCTGATGACACTCTCCACCTGCGCGGCCGCGTTCGTCTGCGCCCATCCCCCACGTGTCGCCGCCCAGCCCCTGGGCGCCGAATCCATTCTCCCGTCCCCCATTCTGGACGACGACTTCTTCGCGTGGCCGCCGAATGTCGCGGAGTTCGACGCCGGTGAGATCATCCGCTCGCGGGAAGTGACGCTCCGGGCGTTCCCGAACACACTGGTGCCGCACCGGGCTCACCAGATCATGGTGCGTTCCAACGATTCCAAGCACCGTCCCGTGCCGGTGACCGCGACAGTCCTTGTACCGACCGCGGCGTGGACGGCGACGGAACCGAGACCGGTGGTCGCCTACAACATGCCCATCGACTCCCTGGGCGCCCGGTGCACCCCGTCCTACAAGATGGTGCACGACTGGCAGACCCTGGACCTGGACATCCCACCGGTGCTGTCGCTGTTCCTCGCGAAGAACTACGCGGTGCTCGTGCCCGACCACGAGGGGCCGCGGATGGCGTACAGCGCCGGACGAATGGCCGGTCATGCCGTGCTCGACAGCATCCGCGGCATGAAGCGTCTGCCCGGCCTCGGGCTCTCCGACAGTCCGGTCGTCGCGACGGGTTACAGCGGTGGTGCGATCGCCACCGGCTGGGCGGCGCAACTGCAACCGTCGTACGCGCCGGACGTCGAACTCGCCGGCGCCGCCGCGGGCGGCATCCCCGCCGATTTCGGTTTGCTGCGCAGGACGATGAACAGCCAGCTCGGTTCGGGTCTGTACCTGTCCGCTGTCCTCGGGCTCGCCCGCGAATATCCGGAGATGCTGACATTGGCGAATCCGCTCGGTGTGCTGCTGGCGACGTCCCCGCTGAAGGACCAGTGCATCCTGGCCCTCGCACCGGCCGGGATCGCGTTGCTTCCCGCCGAACTGTTCGCGGCCGTACCCGACCCGTTCGGCGATCCCACGGCCCGAACGGTGGTCGCCGAGAACAGGATGGGCGCGCTCACCCCGGTCACGCCTGTGCTGCTGTATCACGGGTCGTCGCGAGTGTTCCTCGGCGACGAATGGATTCCGGAGGAGGGGGTGATCACGCTGCAGCAGGAGTGGTGCCGCGGTGGCGGCGACGTCACCTACGCCCCACAGTTCGGCGAGCACCTCACCGCGGCCGTGTTCGCGCTGCCCGAGGTGGTGCGCTGGATCGACGAACGACTGGCCGGCGTGCCGGCGCCCACGGGATGCCGCTGA
- a CDS encoding patatin-like phospholipase family protein, producing MTTAFVLSGGASLGALEVGMLQTLIGRGIRPDLVVGTSVGALNGAWLAGGSSDADLRELADLWRGLTRSAVFPTGLLTGFTGFVGLRNHLVSNRAIRRLLEQNLRFERMEDAPIPLHVIAADVLTGKDVRLSTGPAVDAVTASAALPGILPPVVIDGRALMDGGVVDNTPISHAIELGATTVWVLPTGYACTLSKVPGSALGMGLLGVTLAINQRLALDIERYESVADIRVVPPLCPLDTSPADFGDADELITRAREQTAKWLDEARVVEVGQADLLLPHVHG from the coding sequence ATGACAACAGCTTTCGTTCTGTCGGGTGGGGCGAGCCTCGGTGCCCTCGAGGTCGGCATGTTGCAGACCCTGATCGGCAGGGGAATTCGGCCGGACCTCGTCGTCGGCACGTCCGTCGGCGCGCTCAACGGTGCCTGGCTCGCCGGCGGCTCCTCCGATGCAGATCTGCGTGAACTCGCAGACCTGTGGCGTGGTCTCACCCGCAGTGCGGTGTTCCCCACCGGACTGCTTACCGGATTCACCGGTTTCGTCGGCCTCCGGAACCATCTGGTGTCCAACCGCGCCATCCGGAGGCTGCTGGAGCAGAATCTCCGGTTCGAACGGATGGAAGACGCGCCCATCCCGCTGCACGTCATCGCCGCCGACGTGCTGACCGGGAAGGACGTCCGGCTGTCGACGGGGCCGGCCGTCGACGCCGTGACCGCCAGCGCGGCGCTGCCCGGCATCCTCCCACCCGTGGTGATCGACGGCCGGGCGCTGATGGACGGCGGGGTCGTCGACAACACGCCCATTTCCCATGCCATCGAGTTGGGGGCCACGACCGTGTGGGTACTCCCGACCGGATATGCGTGCACCCTGTCGAAGGTCCCCGGAAGTGCCCTGGGCATGGGGTTGCTCGGTGTGACCCTCGCGATCAATCAGCGGCTCGCCCTCGACATCGAGCGGTACGAGAGCGTCGCCGACATCCGGGTGGTTCCCCCGCTGTGCCCACTGGACACGAGTCCCGCCGATTTCGGCGACGCCGACGAGCTGATCACGCGAGCTCGGGAGCAGACCGCGAAGTGGCTCGACGAGGCGCGGGTCGTCGAGGTCGGTCAGGCCGATCTGCTGTTGCCGCACGTGCACGGATAA
- a CDS encoding antibiotic biosynthesis monooxygenase, with translation MEHAAEGAGTAGPVDASVTTTIVRRVLPGCDEEFADWIQTGLGLARLFPGFLGGGWLKESSTSDVCVIVLKFETQAALDNWLTSSLRNGWLRTGGNIAVEEPDEPASDVESLFERPRRRTAAGHGQAGSPGICAPDGIPSPK, from the coding sequence ATGGAGCACGCGGCCGAGGGCGCCGGAACAGCCGGGCCGGTGGATGCGTCCGTCACGACGACCATCGTCCGCCGGGTCCTTCCCGGCTGCGACGAGGAGTTCGCCGACTGGATCCAGACCGGACTCGGGCTCGCCCGGCTGTTTCCGGGATTCCTCGGCGGAGGATGGCTGAAGGAGAGCAGCACCTCCGATGTCTGCGTGATCGTGCTGAAGTTCGAAACCCAAGCCGCGCTGGACAACTGGTTGACATCTTCGCTGCGGAACGGGTGGCTGAGGACCGGCGGGAACATCGCGGTCGAGGAGCCGGACGAGCCGGCGTCGGACGTGGAGAGCCTGTTCGAACGCCCTCGACGCCGGACCGCCGCCGGCCACGGTCAGGCGGGCTCCCCGGGGATCTGCGCACCCGACGGCATCCCCTCCCCCAAATAG